The genomic interval TGACGTCGGCATCGTCACTGACCAGCGGCCCGCGCACCTGCACGGTACGGTTGCCCAGCTGCCACTTGTCGTATACCCGGTTGTGCTGCATGTACAGCAGGCAGGCGTGTTGCTGCAGGGCGTCGGGGCTGAGCGGGCGGCCGTGGCGGGCCAGGTAGTCGGGCGATGCGACCAGCACTCTGCGGTTCCAGTCGGCCAATGGCAGAGCGATGTAGTTGGCATCCTGGTTCAGGCCATAGCGGATGGCCACATCCACCGGGTCGCGGTTGAGGTCGGCAATCTGGTCGGACAGGAAGAAACGCAGTTGCAATGCCGGGTGCTCGCGGCGAAAAGCGCTGAGCCAGGGCAGCAACATGTTGCGGCCCATGTCGGAAGGTGCCGACACCTGCAGGGTGCCGCGCAGGGTATTGGGGTTGCCATGCAGGTCTTCATGGCCCTGGCGCAAGCTCTCCAGCACATTCAGCGCGGTGGGCAGGTAGCGCTCGCCCTCGGCGGTCAGGCGCAGGCTGCGCGTGGTGCGGGCGAACAGGCGTACATCCAGGTCGCGCTCCAGGCGCTTGATTGCTGCGGCCACCTGGCCCGGCAGCAGGCCGGCTTCATGGGCGGCGGCTGTGAAGCTGCCCAGTACGCTGCTGCGGGCAAACAGTTCGAGGTCGGCAATACGCAGCATGTTGCATTTTCACTCCGTGGATGAAAGTGTTGCTGCATTGTGCCGGTTTTTCTTTTGTACTGGAAAGATAAGATACACGCCACATACACCGTTGATTCCCGGAGTTGTTGCATGGATACCGTCTCGCTGGCCAAGCGCCGCTACACCACCAAAGCCTACGATGCCTCGCGCCGTATTCCCCAGGCCACTGTCGATGCCTTGCTTGAACAACTGCGCCACAGCCCGTCCTCGGTCAACTCACAGCCGTGGCACTTCATCGTTGCTGATACCGGCGAAGGCAAGGCCCGCCTGGCAAAGAGTACCAACGAGGGTTTTGCCTACAACACACCCAAGCTCCTCGATGCGTCGCACGTGATCGTATTCTGCACCCGCACCGAAATGACCGAAGCGCACCTCAATGCGGTGCTTGATCAAGAGGCTGCCGATGGCCGTTTCCGTGACGAGCAAGCCCGCGCCGGGCAAAACCAGAGCCGCCGCCATTACGTCAACCTGCACCGCTATGACCAGAAGGACGTGCAGCACTGGATGGAAAAGCAGACTTACCTGGCCTTGGGTACGGCGCTGCTGGGGGCAGCGGCGCATGGTCTGGATGCAACCCCGATCGAAGGCTTCGACAGCAAGGTGCTCGATGCTGAGCTGGGCTTGCGTGAGCGTGGCTTTACCAGTGTGGTGATCCTCAGCCTGGGTTATCGCAGCGAGTCGGACTTCAACGCCGGGCTGAACAAATCACGCTTGCCGGCTTCGCAAGTGTTCACTTTCTTGTGAGATTACCGGGGCCACAGACGGCCCCGCCCGACAATGAATTTTTGCTTGCCAGTCAATAACTGCCATCGTGCAGTGCCAGGCTCTGGCGCAGCTGTTCGAGCATGGCCACACGCAGCGCCAGCGGGGCCTGGATGCGGATAGAACCTGCTTGGGACAGCAGCCAGCCCATCAGCGCCCGGTTGTCGGCCACGGTAGCGACCAGCACGGCGCCGCCGCTCGCTTGCGGTGTCAGTTGCATGTCTGCTGACAGGGGTGATTGTTCCAGGCGGCGGGCCAGCGCGTCATCGACCCAGGCATGCAGTTCAACGTGGTCCGGGGGGGTAAGCACGTCGGGTTGCAGCTGCTGCGCTTCGCTCAGGCTCAGGCCCGGTTGCCAGTACCAGCCGTAAGGCATGCCTTTACTGTTGCACTGCAACGGGAACAACGCGGCAAGCTCGACCAGGTCGCGTTCGACGGTGCGTTTGCTGGTGGTATGGCCCACGGTTGTCAGGGCGGCCTGCAACTGGGTAGAGCTCATCCCGGGGTGGCGGCCGGGCAGCAACTTGAGCAGCTGCCACTGTCGGGCGATGGTATGGCGGGTTGGGTGGCTGGGCAAAGGCTTCGTCCTTGAAGGCAGGCGTCAAACCTGCCTGGATAGTGGCGTATAGCTATTGCGCAGCATACCCTCTCATAGAATGGGATCCAAGTTTTCCCCGAATGCCGCCAGTTGAATTCAGATAGCGAGGCTGTCGACCACGCCGCCGTCGACCCGCAGGGCCGCGCCGGTGGTGGCGGAGGAATAAGGGGAGGCGAGGTATACCACCAGGTGGGCAACCTCATCGACATCGGCGACGCGCTGGATGATCGAGCTTGGCCGCGCGGTGCGGACGAAGTTGTCCGCCTCTTCACGAATGCTGCGCCCGGAAGCCTTGGCTGCATCGGCCACCATCGCGGTCACGCCATCGGTCAGGGTCGGGCCCGGCAGCACTGCGTTCACGGTAACCCCGGTGCCGGCCAGACGCTTGGCCAAGCCATGGGAAACGGCCAGGTTGGCGGCCTTGGTCACGCCGTAGTTGATCATGTCGGCAGGAATGGCGACACCCGATTCCGAGGAAATGAACAGGATCCGCCCCCAGCCTTTCTCGATCATGCCCGGGGCATAATGGCGGGCCAGGCGCACACCGCTGAGCACGTTGGTTTCGTAGAAGCGCGCCCACTCGCTGTCGTCTACATCGAAGAAGTCGACGTCGTCGTAGATGCCCAGGTTGTTGACCAGGATGTCGGCCCGTGGGTGGGCAGCGAACAGGGTTTCGGCACCGGCGGCGGTACCCAGGTCGGCGACCACGCCTTGCACCTGGCCACGCCCACCTTGCTTGCGCACTTCGGCGAGGGCGGCGTCCAGCGACTTCTGGCTGCGGCCGGCAATGACCACGTCGGCATTGGCGCGGGCCAGGCCACGGGCGATGGCCAGACCAATACCGCCGGTCGAGCCGCTGATGATGGCGGTGCGTCCGCCGAGGTCGATGTTCATGGGATGGCTCCTGTAAGTGAGTTGCAGTGATGCAAGCCATTCTAGTGAAGCACGCAGGTTGGCAAGCGCGAGCGCGCGAGGTCTATGGAGCCGCTCAGAAGCGCTAGGTTATGACACGCTGCAACGCCTCGATAAACACCTCTTCCGCCCGGCTGAACCGCTGTTCCCTGTTCCACAACAGGTGAATATCCACATCGGCAATCCCTTCCTGCGGCGCCAGCTTCCACAGCAACCCCGCTTCGACATCCGGTGCCACCACATGCTCGGGCAGGCAGCCGATGCCAAACCCGGCGATCACCAGCCGGCGGACTTCTTCAAGGCTTGGCGATGAGGCCACGATCCGCCCGGCGAACCCTTGCAGGTCTCGGAAAATGGTCAGTGGCGACAACATGCCGCCAATCTGATCGCTGGTGAAACTGACGAAGTTCTCCCGTTGCAGGTCGCCTTCGGCCTGGCCAAACAGGGCATGGTGCTTGCCACAGAAAAACGCATAGCGTTGGCGCAGGAACAGCCGCTGTTCCAGCCGTGGCTGTGCACGCCGGGTGAGGCTAAGGCCCGCCGTGGCGGTTTTTTCCTGCAGGGCGGCGACGATGTCGGAGCTGCGCATCACGTCGATTTCCAGTTCCACTCGCGGGCGCTGGCGGTGGAAGTCGGCGAGGAAGTTGTCGAAGCGTTCGCTGACGATGCGGCTGATCATCAGCAGGCGCACTTTGCCCACCACTTCGTCCGCCGGTTGCTCCAGCAAGCCGCCGATCTGCGACATTTGCCCATACACCTCGCCGGCCAGCTGGAACAGCTGCTCGCCCATTTCTGTCAGCACGAAGCGCGGCCCACGGCGGGCAATGAGCTGGCGGCCGAGCTGCTCTTCAAGGCGCTTGAGCGCCTGGCTTACCGCCGGTTGGGTGAGGTGCAGGCGGGCGGCGGCGCGGCTGATGGACAGCTCCTGGCCGATGACCCGGAAGGTGCGCAGCAGGTTCCAGTCGAGGCGGTCGTTGAGCAGGCGGTCAGACATGGCGAGGACTCGATGATAAGCGTGGCTAATAGTTCGAATAATAAATAGAAAATTGACTAATCATAGCCCCGGGCCGATAAATCGCATGCATTGAAGCCCGGTGTGTCGGCGGCGGCTTTTTCGCGGGCTTGCCCCGTCCCACAGGTACTGCACTGTTGCAGACAGGGTGCGACCCCTGTGGGAGCGGGCGAGCCCGCGAACAAGCCAGCACCGAACCAGCAGGCCAAGCGCCACCAGAGCGCCACCGTGTCCCAGCAACTCCTGCCAGAACAACAAGCAAAGGAGCCCCCATGAACCCCACCGCTTCCGCCCAGCCGCGCCGTGCAGCCGCCGCCGCGTTCATCGGTACCATGATCGAGTGGTACGACTTCTACATCTACGCCACCGCCGCCGCCCTGGTGTTCGGTGCCTTGTTCTTCCCCTCTGACGACAGCCTGTTCAGCACCATGGCCGCGTTCGGCACCTTCGCCGTGGGCTTCTTCGCCCGGCCGCTGGGCGGCATCGTCTTCGGCCACGTGGGCGACCGAATCGGCCGCAAGAAGTCGCTTGTCATCACCCTGCTGATGATGGGTATCGTTACCGTGTGCATCGGCCTGCTGCCGACTTACGCGCAGATCGGCGCTACCGCGCCGGTGCTGTTGATCCTGCTACGCATCGTCCAGGGCATTGCCGTGGGCGGCGAGTGGGGCGGGGCGGTATTGATGGCCGGCGAGCATGCGCCCAAAGGTCGGCGCAACTTCTTCGCCTCGTTCGCCCAGCTGGGCAGCCCGGCTGGCCTGATTCTGTCGCTTCTGGCCTTTGGCGCGGTTACCCGCCTGCCTGAAGAGGAACTGATGAGCTGGGGCTGGCGCGTGCCGTTCCTGGCCAGCGCGTTGCTGCTGCTGGTGGGCCTGGCGATTCGCCTGGGGGTGAATGAGTCACCCGAGTTCATCGCCAGCCGCGAGCAGGCGCAAAAGGCTCGGCGCAAGGAGCAGGCGCCAGTCCTTGAAGTGCTGCGCACCGCCTGGCGCCCGCTGTTGCTGTGCATCGGCGCCAACACCCTGGGCATTGCCGGGGTCTACTTCACCAACACTTTCATGATCAGCTACACCACCCAGCAGTTGCACCTGGAGCGCTCGTTGATCCTTGAATGCCTGTTCTTTGTGGCGATCATCCAGTTCGGTGTGCAGCCGCTTGCGGCGTGGCTGTCGGAAAAGGTCGGTGCGACGCGCTTCCTGGCGCTGGTTGCGCTGCTGGCGATGGCCTCGCCCTACCCGATGTTCGTGCTGGTCAGCTCGGGCCAGGGCCCGTTGATCGTGCTTGGCATCGCCCTGGCCGCAGCCTGCATGGCTTCCTTCTACGCGGTGATTGCCGGCTATGTCAGCGGCATGTTCGCAACCCGCGTGCGCTACACCGCCATTTCTCTGGCCTATCAGATCTGCGGCGCGATCGCTGGCGGCCTGACCCCGCTGATTGGCACCTGGCTGGCCCATACCTTCAGCGGCCAATGGTGGCCGATGGCAGCCTTCTACACCCTGATCGCCACCATTTCGCTGGTTTGCGTGCTCGCCTTGGCGCGCCAGTACGCCCGTAGCCAGCGCCTGGAACTGGCCTGATCGAACCCCCACTATTCTGGAGTACCCGCATATGTTGAAAAGCAATGGCGAACGCCTGTGGGCGAGCCTGATGGCCATGGCCGAAGTCGGCGCCACCGCCCGCGGCGGCAACTGCCGCCTGGCCCTCAGCGAGGAGGACAAAGCCGGCCGTGAACTGTTCAGCCACTGGTGCCGCGAAGCGGGCCTTAGCCTGTCGGTAGATGCCATCGGCAACCTGTTCGCCCGCCGTGCCGGCAGTGACCCGCATGCCGCCCCGGTCATGATGGGCAGCCACCTCGACACCCAGCCCGAAGGTGGCCGTTTCGATGGCGTGTATGGCGTGCTGGCCGGCCTGGAGGTGGTGCGCCGCCTGAACGACTTGAACATCCAGACCCGCAAGCCACTGGAAATTGCCGTATGGACCAACGAGGAGGGCGCGCGCTTCACCCCAGCCATGTTTGGCTCGGCGGTGTTCACCGGCAGCCTCGCGCTGGCCGAGGCGCTGGCCATTCGCGATGCCGATGGCGTCAGCGTCGCCGATGAACTGCACCGCACCGGGTACGCCGGCCAACGCCCGCTGGGCGGCGAGGTGGATGCCTATTTCGAGGCGCATATCGAACAAGGCCCGATCCTTGAAGACAACGCCAAGGCCATTGGCGTGGTCAGTGGTGGCCAGGCTATCCGCTGGCTGGACGTGACGGTCGAGGGCATGGCGGCACACGCCGGCACCACGCCGATGCTGCTGCGCAAGGATGCGCTGTACGGCACTGCGCGGATGATCCAGGCGGTCGAGCAACTGGCAGCGGACTTTTCCCCCCAAGGCCTGACCACCGTAGGTGAGCTCTCCATTGCCAAGTCTTCGCGCAACACCATTCCCGGCCTGCTGCAGTTCACGGTCGACCTGCGCCATCACCGCGACGAGGCCATCGAAGCCATGGAGCGCGAGCTGACCCTGAAGCTGCAAGCCATCGCCAGCCAGCGCGGCCTGCAAGTGCGTATCGAGCGCCACTGGGTGAGCCCGGCGACCCCGTTCGATGCCGACTGCGTGGCTGCCGTGCAGCAAGCGGTGGATGGCCTTGGGTATGCGCAGCAATCGATTGTCAGCGGGGCGGGTCACGATGCCATTCTGTTGGCGCGGTACTGCCCGACGGCGATGGTGTTCATCCCCTGCGTCGGTGGCCTGAGCCACAACGAGGCTGAGGACGTGCTGCCTGATGATGCCCGACAGGGCGCGGATGTACTGCTGAACGCTGTGCTGGCACGTGCAGGCCGTGTCGACATAACTCATTGAATAGGGGGACCCTGTGGGAGCGGGCTTGCCCCGCGAACACCGGCAAAGCCGGTGCCATGCATCGCCAGGCCCCCTTCGCGGGACAAGCCCGCTCCCACAAGTTCCTGCAAACCTTACCCACGCTGAGGATGTCGTGGCGAACTACATCCCACCCCTTCGCACATGCTTGACGAACACCTTCTCCAGCAACTCCCACATCGCCGGGTCCGTACTGAACGCCACATTGAAGCGCATCCACCCGGTCGCTTTGGCATCGACCATGAACAACTGCCCAGGCCCTAGCATGATGCCTTTCTCCAGCGCATCATCCAGCAATGCGGCACTGTCCGGAATCGCCGGGTGGCGGGTCCAGATGTACATGCCTTCATCCGATTCGGTGAACAGTTCGAAGCCCAGTCGATGCAGATGCCGGCCAACTTCCTGGTGCGCCTCGGCCAGCCGCTGGCGCAGGCGCTTGAGGTGCTTGCGCCAGCGGCCGTCGATGATCGCGGCGTACACCACACGCTCCATCACCTGCGAGGTGGTCAGGCCTGAGCGCATCTTCAGGTGCAGCAGCTTCTGCATCAGTTCGGGGTTGGCCAGCATGTAGCCGACCCGCACATTGGGCGAGATGCTCTTGGAGTAGCTGCCCACGTACACCACCTGCTGCAGGTGGTCGAGGCTGGCCAGGCATGGCTGCGGTTCGGTGACCATGTCGGCGTACAGGTTGTTTTCCACCAGGCGGAAGCCGTGCTGGCTGGCCAGTTGCAGCAGGCGGTGCAACTGCGGCAGCGGTGTGCGTGAGCAGGTCGGGCTGTGCAGGTGCGGCTGGGTGAAGAACGCCGTCGGGCGGTGGTGGGTGAGCAACTGCTCCAGCTGGTTCAGGTCGTAACCGGCCGGGGTGCGTGGCACGCCTACCAGGGTTGCGCCCTGGGTACGCAGGATGCTCATCAGGTTGGGGTAGCCAGGGTCGTCGACCAGCACCACATCGCCTGGGCGCACCAGCGTGCGGGCGGCCAGGTCCAGGGCCTGGCTGGCACCGTGGGTGAGCATCAGCTGTGCCGGGTTGGCGACGATGGAAAGCTCTTGCTGCAAATTCTGCGCTGTCAGCGTACGCAGTTCCATCAGGCCCATGGGGTCGCCGTAACCCGACAGTTCCAGTGGGCTGCCGGCCACCTGGCGCAGCCCGCGACGCAGGCCGTCTTCGTACATCCAGTCGTTGGGCAGCCAGCCGCACCCCGGTTTGTAGGGCAACTGACGGATCTCGAAGATCTGCTGCAGGTACCACTCGGAGTTGAACATTGGTCGACTGGCGTCGGCCTCGGTAGTGTGCCGGTCCAGCATTTCGCCCGCCGCACGGTTGACGAAGAACCCCGCATTGCCACGGCTCACCAGCAGCCCCTGGGCGACCAGGCGGTCGTAGGCCTCGACCACGGTGAAGGTGCTCACCGAATAGCTCGCGGCAAAGGCGCGTATAGACGGGACCTTGGCGCCCGGCTTGAGGGTCTGGTTGTCGATCAACTCACGCAACCCGTCGATGATCTGGTTGACCAGCGGGGTGGGGGAGTCTGGATGTAATTCGAACATTCGGGGCCTTCAGGGTGCGTATCGCCTGGCGTTTGCAGGGTGTACTGCATGGGCGACCTGTACAGTGCAGTGCGAGATTCATGCCACTGTGCATGGCTCTCTGCGTCGGACATTTTTACATTAGGTGTCGGATATCGCCACATAAAGCATGTTCAGTTCGCTTCAGGCAGTCGTCCTGGGGCGCGTCAGCAGGCCGCCATGGAGGGCCTGCGTGTGTTCGCTCACACCATCCTGCCCGCATTAGCACTGATGTACAGGTGAAACCGCCAGCCATCGGGGTTTCACGGTTTTCCTTGGATAAAAAGAAGCACGGGGTACACAACTGATGGACGCAACATCCACAACCACCACCGCGAAAGGCGGGCACGAGAGCAAGCTCAGTGCCTCGTTGAAGTCGCGCCACCTGACGATGATGTCGATCGCCGGGGTTATTGGCGGCGCCTTGTTCGTCGGCTCCGGCAGCGTGATCCACAGCGCCGGCCCAGCCGCTGTCCTGGCCTACCTGGCGGGCGGCATCCTGGTGGTACTGATCATGCGCATGCTGGGTGAAATGGCGACGTCCTCGCCAGACACCGGCTCGTTCTCCACCTACGCCGACCGCGCCATTGGCCGCTGGGCCGGTTTCACCATCGGCTGGCTGTACTGGTGGTACTGGGTCATCCTCATGGCCTGGGAAGCCTATGTGGCGGGCAAGATCCTGCATGGCTTCTTCCCGGATGTCAGCGTCAACGTGTTCGTGCTGGCCACGACCCTGTTGCTGATTACCGTCAACTTCTTCAACGTCAAGCACTACGGTGAGTTCGAGTTCTGGTTCGCCTTGATCAAGGTGATCGCGATTGTCTGCTTCCTGATCGTGTGTACCGCTGCCGTGATGAACGTCTGGCAGTTTGGTGAAGTGCGTGGCATCAGCCACCTCACCGCCGAAGGCTTCATGCCCAATGGCATCACCACCGTGATCGGTGCATTGCTTGGGGTGATGTTCGCCTTCCTGGGCGCCGAAATCGTCACCATCGCCGCTTCCGAAGCCAAGGACCCGGCCGCGCAGATCGTCAAGGCCACCAACTCGGTGGTATGGCGTGTGTGCCTGTTCTACGTCGGTTCGATCTTCCTGATCGTCTGCCTGGTACCGTGGAACGACCCGCACCTGGGTGTTTCCGGCTATGGCGCTTATCGCCGTACCCTGGAACTGCTGGGCGTGCCGTATGCCGAGCTGCTGATGAACTTCGTGGTGCTGACCTCGGTGAGCAGCTGCCTGATCTCGGGCCACTACACCGCTTCGCGCATGCTGTTCTCCCTGGCCCAACGGGGTGATGCGCCGTCGTTCTTCAAGATCACCCGCGCCGGCACCGGTGTACCGGTATACGCGATCATGGGCTCGTGCGCCGTGGCCGTGGTGTGTGCGCTGATCAACTTCAGCGAAACCCTGCGCCCGAAAGACGTGCTGGATACCCTGATGAACACCACCGGCATGATCGCCCTGCTGGTGTACCTGGTCATTGCCTTCTCGCAGCTGCGCATGCGCCGCAAGCTGATTGCCGAAGGCAAGGAAGTGCGCCTGAAGATGTGGCTGTTCCCGTGGCTGACCTACCTGGTGATCGCGTTCATCGTGGCCGCACTGGTCACCATGGCCTTCATGCCTGACTACCAGATCCTGGTGATTTCCACCGGTATTGCGGCGGCAGTCGTGGTGGCAATGGGCGTGGTGCACCAGATCCGCTCTGGCAGCAGCAAGCAGCACTAAGCGTCACTCGTGCCTGGAAACGGCCGGCTCCCTTGGGGACCCGGCCGTTTCGCGTTGTTGGGCCTGGGTTTTTTCTGCGGGCATGTGGAAGCGCTGGTTCATCCACGGCGAGCCGAGCAGGGCGGCGGCGGCGATCAGGGCCAGGATGGCGAGGGCGATGTAGGTCTTCATGGGCAGGCGCATACATGGACTGACTTCACGCATAGGCGGTCAGTTCCGGCGATAGGGCCCTCACAGTCGACAGATGGCATATGCTAGGCACATTGCCCGCCCAAAAGGAGCCCCACATGGCTTGGTCCGCCAACCAGTATTCCCTGTTCGAAGACGAACGCACCCGTGCCGTACGCGACCTGCTCGCCGCCATCCCGCCACGGCCGGTGCGCCACGCCACCGACCTGGGCTGCGGCCCGGGCAACTCCACCGAGGTGCTGCTGCAGCGCTACCCCGATGCCCAGGTGACGGCACTGGACAGCGACCCTGACATGATCGACAAGGCCCGCGAACGCAAACGGCTGTGCATCCCGCGGGTACGCACGGTCATTGCCGACATTGCCGGCTGGTCCGCCCCAGAGCCGCAAGACCTGATCCTGGCCAATGCCTCGCTGCAATGGGTACCTGACCACGCCTCGCTGTACCCGCACCTGGTGCGTCAGTTGAGTGAAGGCGCCAGCCTGGCCGTGCAGACCCCCGACAACCTCGACGAACCAGCCCATCGGCAGTTGCGCGAGATTGCTAGCCAAGGCCCTTGGGCGGCGAAATTCGCCGATTTCCAGTTGCCGCCACGGCACGGTGCGGCGTTCTACTACGACCTGCTCAGCCCGCTGTGTGCGCGGGTGGATGTGTGGCGCACCACCTATCACCACCCTTTGGTGGGTGGCGCCGAAGCGGTGGTGGAGTGGTTCAAGGGTTCGGCCTTGCGGCCTTACCTGGCCAGGCTTGACGAGCAGGAGCAGGGCGACTTTCTGCAGATGTACCTGCAGGCCATGCAGCGCGACTACCCGCCGGCCACCGATGGCAAGGTGCTGCTGCCGTTCCCGCGGTTGTTCGTGATCGCTACCCGCTAGGGCGGTGCCATCGCCAGGCCACGTAGCTGTAGACGCCGAGGTTGAGCAGCAGCACAACGCTGCCCAGTAACAGCTGGATGTGCGGTGTCAGCCCGGCGGGGTAGATCAGTGGCCAGATGTAGTGCTCCACAAAGCCGCCCTGGTAGCCTGCGCCCCCGGCTGCGCTGCGCATGCGGTTTTCCCAGGTGGTGAGCGGGCAGCCCAGGTGCAGGCATTCCACCGCCACGCCCCAGGCCAGGGCCGGCAAGTGGATGAACAGGGCAGGGCGCCACTTGAGTACCAGCAGGCCGCCGAACAGCACCAGCAGGATGAAGGCCAGGTGCAGCAGGACCAGGGTGTCGGCGGCCAGGCGGTAGAGCATGGTTAGTGTGCCCGGGGGTTGAAGTTATCCCAGCATAGTCGGGTGGCCTGCACTGGCCTCTTCGCAGCACAAGGCTGCTCCTACAGGTTATCGCATTCCTCTGTAGGAGCAGCCTTGCGCTGCGAAAGGGCCGGTACAGGCTTACAACCCTTCCTCAACCATCTGCAAGAAGGTCGCCACTACCCGGCGCGTACGCTGTTCGCTCAGGCACACCAGCGTCTCGGTCAAATGCCGCTGACAATCCACAATCGGTAACGCGCACACCCGCGCATCGGCGCCAAACTCGGCCGCCGAGACCACCCCCACGCCTATCCCCACCACCACCGCCTCACGCGCCGCTTCCCGGCCTTCCACCTGGATCGCCGGGCGAATCCGCAAACCCGCTCGTTGCATCTCTTCTTCCAGCGTCTGGCGCGTCACCGAGCCGGGCTCGCGCAGCACCAGGGGTGTGTCGTCGAGGTCGGCGAGGCTGATCGAGCCACGGCTGGACCACGGGTGGTTATGCGAAACAAACGCCACCATTGGGTCGCGGCGCAGTGGCAGGCAATGCAGGCGCTCATCATCGACATCCCGGCCGAGCAGGGCCAGGTCAGCCTGGTAGCTGAACAAGCGGGCCAGCGACTCATCGGTGTTGCCGGTCTCGATTTTCACCTGGATGCCCGGGTAGCGCTGGCAGAAGCGGGCGATCTGCGGCAGCACGTGTACCGGCGCATCCACCGCCAGCACCAGGCTGCCGGTGTGCAGCGCACGCGAATCGTGCAGCAGCTCTTGAGCTTCGACCTCGCAGGCGAACAGGCGCTGGCTGATGCCCAGCAAGCGCTCGCCAAGATCAGTGAGCTGCACCGAACGCTTGTTGCGGTGGAACAGCAAGACGCCGAAGCGCTCCTCCAGTTTGCGCACCTGGTCCGACACCGCTGGCTGGGTAAGGAACAGCTTTTCTGCGGCGCGGGTAAAGCTGCCGTGCACGGCCACCGCATGGAAGGCCTTCAGTTGTGCGTGGGAAAGCGACATGACAGACCTCAGTAACAAGCTGGGCTTATGTGTGTAATACGATAAATCGATTTTATTTATCTTAGCGCAACTGTTTCCATGAATGTCAGCCCGATGCGGGTACCACGAGTACCGCCTGGGCCATGGCACCCACACGGCGCCATCTGACCCGATGACAGCCTTGTCATCGCTGTGCGTAACACAAGAACAAGACAGGCGTTTCTTCACATTCTGCCGGCACACTTGAGCAAGAGGTCAGACTTACATGAATCAATCCCTAGCCGCGTTGAAACGTTGGCGCATCCAGATTTTCGCCATCACCTGGCTGGCTTACGCCGCCTTCTACTTCACCCGTAAAGCCTTCTCGGTAGCCAAGCTGGGCATTGCCGAAGACCCAGGCTTCATGCTCGACAAGGCCGCCATGGCCAACCTCGACGCCATCTACCTGGCCGCCTACGCTGTGGGCCAGTTCACCTGGGGCATGCTCGCCGACCGCTTCGGCCCGCGTGTGGTGGTGCTTGGCGGGTTGCTGATTTCTGCAGTGGCGGCAGTGGTGATGGGCAGTTACGCCACCTTCCCGATCTTTGCCACCTGCATGCTGGTGCAGGGCCTGGCGCAGTCCACCGGCTGGGCCGGCTTGTGCAAGAACATCGGCAGCTTCTTCCCGGCTTCGCAGCGCGGGCGGGTATTGGGCCTGTGGAGTTCCTGCTATGCCTTCGGCGGCCTGGTGGCCTCACCGTTCGCGGGGTGGTGGGCCTATACCCTGGTGGGCACCTGGCACGCAGCGTTCTTCTCCAGTGCCGCAGTGGTGGCCCTGGTGGCCGTGCTGTTTTTCTTCCTGCAGCGCAACAAGCCTGAAGATGTCGGCCTGCCGGCCGTGGAGCCCGAGCCGCAGAGCATGGCCCCGGCGGACAACCTGTGCAGCGTGTGGGCACCGCTGAGGGAGATCCTGCGCAACCGCACGGTGCTGACCCTGGGGCTTGCGTACTTTCTGCTGAAGCCGGCGCGCTACGCCATCCTGTTGTGGGGGCCGGTGATTGTCTTCGAACAGATGCCATCGGTGGGCAAGGTGGGGGCGGCAATCATCCCGACCGCCTTCGAACTGGCGGGGTTGCTAGGCCCGATCATGATCGGCCTGG from Pseudomonas fortuita carries:
- a CDS encoding MFS transporter; the protein is MNQSLAALKRWRIQIFAITWLAYAAFYFTRKAFSVAKLGIAEDPGFMLDKAAMANLDAIYLAAYAVGQFTWGMLADRFGPRVVVLGGLLISAVAAVVMGSYATFPIFATCMLVQGLAQSTGWAGLCKNIGSFFPASQRGRVLGLWSSCYAFGGLVASPFAGWWAYTLVGTWHAAFFSSAAVVALVAVLFFFLQRNKPEDVGLPAVEPEPQSMAPADNLCSVWAPLREILRNRTVLTLGLAYFLLKPARYAILLWGPVIVFEQMPSVGKVGAAIIPTAFELAGLLGPIMIGLASDKLFGARRMPACVISLVLLTMTLAAFMAAMHTGSVMLVVALLFVMGLTLYGPDSMISGAAAIDFGTAKAGATAAGFVNGCGSVGAVLGGLLPGYFDGVTVFIVFAGCALFSALVLLPHWNSRPASNAQSTDVAPNTSMAIKPLRT